The genomic segment CCGCCCGCTTGCGATAGCGAACCGCCGACTTCGCTGCGCGTCGCGAGCCAGAAGAAGCCTTTTGCGCGCAGCACGTCCGGCCATTCCTCATGCAACAGGTTCCACAGGCGTTCGGGATGAAACGGGCGGCGCGCGCGATACACGAAATGGCCGACGCCGAATGCATCCGGTTCATCGCTCGTCGGATGTTCGCCGTTGAGAATCGCGAGCCAGCCGGGCGCGCTCGCAGTCGCATCGAAATCGAAGCGGTTGGTGTTCAGCACATCGGCCGGTGTGACGTTGCCCGACTGCGCGCGCAACTGAAGCGCGCGCGGATTGAGACCGTGCAGGATGCGTTCGACCTTTTCGACTTCGTCCGCGCTGGCGAGATCGACCTTGTTGATGACGATGACATCGCAGAATTCGATCTGCTCGACGAGCGTTTCGACCACCGTCTTGCCGTCTTCCTCATCGTGGCCTTCGTGATGCAGGCCGCGCTCGGCGAGCGAATCGGAGGAAGCGTAGTCGCGCATGAAGCTCGCGGCATCGATCATGGTGACGAAGGTGTCGAGATGTGCGCGGCCGGCGAGCGTCGCGTCGTCGTCGTCGCCGAAAGCGAGATGCTCGGCGATGCTCATCGGATCGGCGATGCCCGACGCTTCGACTACGATCGCATCGAAACGCTGCTGTTGCGCGATCCATGTAATCGCGCTTTCGAGCGCTTCCATCGACCGGTCGGCGAGCGTCAGCAGCAGGCAGCCGTTCGGCAGTTCCGTGGTTTCGCGATCCGCGCCGGACGCGGCCTTGCCGCAGGTCACGGCGCCGATGCGTACATCCGCGGCGTTGGCGAGCAGGGCATCGACGAGTGTGGTCTTACCCGCGCCGGTGAATCCCGATAGCACGGTAATGGGCAATGGCGTCTGGTTCATCGCAGTGGAGCGTAGCGGGGAAGGGAGCGCGCGAGCGCGAGCCCGCGCTACCGTTCGGACGGCGCGGGCGATCGAATAGGGGATTTTGCATCAAATGCGCACGGGCCGTGGCGCGCGCGAGGGGTGCGCCGCTGCGTCAGTGGGTGGCCTGAACCAGCTTCCAGCGGCGCAGGATCTCGATGATCTGTGCCGAATACTTGTCGCGCAGCGCCGGTGTTTCGGAATGGTAAGCACCGACCGCCTGCCACGAATTGCCATACTTGTTCATTTTCTGGCGCAGATGCCATGCGGCGACATACACGCTCTTGCACGGTTCCATCAGCGTGCCGCTCGAGATGCCGTACTGCGCCAGGGTATTGAGATGGATCGAGTTGATCTGCATCAGCCCGTAGTCGGTCGAGCCGTTGGCGTTCTTGTTGATGGCGTCGGGCTTGTTGTGCGATTCCTGCCACGCGATCGCGCGCAGGATGAGCGGATTGACCTTCTGATATTTCGCCGCTTCGTCGAAGCAGTCTGCGTGTGCGGAGGCGGCCGCCAGCAGCGGCCCGCATATCGCAAATAGTCGCACGATTCTCTTCATCTTCTTTCTACTCCATCCGCACGCGCGGAACGTCATGCCGCCGTCGCGGCGCCTTGGCGCCACCGCCAACAAATCAACGCCCGCGGCCGGGTGGCATGGGGAAAACCCGCCCTTTCTGCAACCGCCCGGAATGCGGAACCGACCGTATCATACCGGCTGATGATTCGAGCCAAAAGTTGGCTATCAGACATACGTCCATGGCAACGACCGAGAAACCGCTTGCGCGCGAGCGCACCGGCAGATCCATCGGACTTGTTCTAAATGTATGAATAATAAGACTTCTGGACGGGTTACAATTCGGCTCCCGCGTGCATCGGCCCAACTCTGGAACAGCCCAGATACGGTCTATCGGCAAGTTATTCGAAAGCTTGAGAGCGCTGGAGCGGGTAATCGCACGAGCAGCGGAAGAGCGACCTGGTGCCACATGAATTGGCACAATTCCGTTACATGAAACTGTTATCGTCATATTTTTTAAAATGATCGCGGTGGCCGGGTCTGCCTGTCCTGCCGCGGTTGGCGGCGCGTTCGGCTGACGAACTGCCGCCTCAGCCGGCTCATGAAACACCGGCTCTGACATCACATCCATGAGAAGACAACCTATGGCACTGCGTCGCACGGCGACGGCACTGCTGGCGGCGGGACTTATCGTCGCGCAAGCCGCTCAGGCGCAAGTGACGTTGAATTTCGTCAACGCGGACATCGACCAGGTCGCGAAAGCGATCGGCGCCGCCACCGGCAAAACGATCATCGTCGATCCCCGCGTCAAGGGGCAGCTCAACCTCGTCTCGGAGAACTCGGTTCCCGAGGATCA from the Caballeronia sp. NK8 genome contains:
- a CDS encoding lytic transglycosylase domain-containing protein → MKRIVRLFAICGPLLAAASAHADCFDEAAKYQKVNPLILRAIAWQESHNKPDAINKNANGSTDYGLMQINSIHLNTLAQYGISSGTLMEPCKSVYVAAWHLRQKMNKYGNSWQAVGAYHSETPALRDKYSAQIIEILRRWKLVQATH
- a CDS encoding GTP-binding protein, whose amino-acid sequence is MNQTPLPITVLSGFTGAGKTTLVDALLANAADVRIGAVTCGKAASGADRETTELPNGCLLLTLADRSMEALESAITWIAQQQRFDAIVVEASGIADPMSIAEHLAFGDDDDATLAGRAHLDTFVTMIDAASFMRDYASSDSLAERGLHHEGHDEEDGKTVVETLVEQIEFCDVIVINKVDLASADEVEKVERILHGLNPRALQLRAQSGNVTPADVLNTNRFDFDATASAPGWLAILNGEHPTSDEPDAFGVGHFVYRARRPFHPERLWNLLHEEWPDVLRAKGFFWLATRSEVGGSLSQAGGTLRHGPAGVWWAAQDRSEWPTDDPELEAEIVAEWYGDPDDNSIGDRRQELVLIGLNLDPAAWQDRFDACLLTDDEWALGPDGWQRFADPFPAWDVEDHDHEHDHDHGPDCDCDDHRH